The proteins below come from a single Psychrobacter sp. PL19 genomic window:
- the aroE gene encoding shikimate dehydrogenase codes for MTRHFIVIGNPIAHSKSPQIHQVFATQVDIDICYQRQHCPDNAAGFSAVIEAFFHGGGVGANVTVPFKQRAYDNCLARGGLSEHAKIAGAVNTLLLNEAVLKNGGSIKDAIYGDNTDGQGLVNHIVRLGWPLSGARVALIGAGGAARGIILPLIEAGIAQLTIANRTVSKATKLVTDLSAASPTIAQHHITTCATTDLTGQFDLIINATSIGLSSNTLPLADDLNCHYAYDMMYGRALPFLQRFADRGAQTSEGYGMLIGQAALSFERWTGHAINVEQATTTLSKQHE; via the coding sequence ATGACTCGACATTTTATCGTTATTGGCAACCCGATTGCCCACAGTAAATCTCCTCAAATTCATCAGGTGTTCGCCACGCAGGTCGATATCGATATTTGCTATCAGCGTCAACACTGCCCCGATAACGCGGCTGGTTTTAGCGCAGTGATTGAAGCGTTTTTTCATGGTGGTGGCGTTGGCGCTAATGTTACTGTGCCGTTTAAACAGCGGGCTTATGATAACTGCCTGGCGCGTGGCGGCTTATCTGAGCATGCCAAGATCGCAGGGGCGGTCAATACCCTATTACTAAACGAGGCCGTGTTAAAAAACGGTGGTTCCATAAAGGACGCGATATATGGTGACAATACTGACGGACAAGGATTGGTCAATCATATCGTGCGTTTGGGCTGGCCACTCAGCGGAGCACGCGTGGCCCTTATTGGTGCAGGCGGTGCAGCACGTGGAATAATACTGCCGCTCATTGAAGCGGGTATCGCACAGCTGACTATTGCTAATCGTACGGTAAGCAAGGCAACAAAATTGGTAACTGACCTTAGCGCTGCCAGTCCTACTATTGCACAACATCACATAACCACTTGCGCGACTACCGACTTAACAGGGCAGTTTGATTTAATTATTAATGCAACATCTATCGGGCTGTCAAGCAATACCCTACCATTAGCCGACGATTTAAATTGCCATTATGCTTACGACATGATGTATGGACGGGCACTGCCGTTTTTACAGCGCTTTGCCGATCGGGGTGCGCAGACATCCGAAGGCTATGGCATGCTTATTGGACAAGCGGCATTAAGCTTTGAGCGCTGGACCGGACACGCTATTAACGTCGAGCAAGCAACTACGACGTTAAGCAAACAGCACGAGTAG
- a CDS encoding FUSC family protein, translated as MAASRLMVGLILWMKYLLSGLKRLIGGELTHLLTIKQSQRPWHMPIIAAIAISFPVFVGAYFGALSSGIKASLGAMVILNLPLVGKLPYRLVTIMAWGFAMSLCFAFGLIAQQVPILRLPVFVLMAFGIIIFGRYYRQPPPAGLFVMMAGAIALFIPLPLEQIMPATGLVMLGSGFALVMGLLYSLFLLATRPSMPMPTYNYEPDTISESVIVAGFVSLALLIAVVLNMSNPYWAAVSCFIIIQGIHLRTMWIKQFHRLLGTLIGVGLASWMLSWGLPMWGVAVSILIMMLCIESLVDRHYGLAVIFITPLTIFIAEYGSGLPHSPQAYQAVIRTRLLDTLLGCMVGLSGGIVMHSTNLRVPLRRIETWLLARFG; from the coding sequence ATGGCCGCATCAAGGCTCATGGTAGGGCTAATACTTTGGATGAAGTATTTGCTTAGTGGTCTCAAGCGTTTGATTGGTGGTGAGCTAACCCACTTGCTAACAATCAAGCAAAGCCAACGGCCATGGCACATGCCGATTATCGCTGCTATTGCTATCAGCTTTCCAGTATTTGTTGGCGCCTATTTTGGTGCGCTATCTTCGGGGATTAAAGCCTCATTAGGGGCTATGGTCATTTTAAACTTACCGTTAGTAGGCAAGCTTCCTTATCGCTTGGTGACTATTATGGCTTGGGGGTTTGCGATGTCGTTATGCTTTGCCTTCGGTCTAATCGCACAGCAAGTGCCTATTCTTAGGCTGCCTGTATTTGTACTGATGGCTTTTGGCATTATTATTTTTGGGCGCTATTATCGTCAGCCGCCGCCAGCAGGACTGTTTGTGATGATGGCAGGGGCTATTGCGTTGTTTATACCGCTCCCTTTAGAACAAATCATGCCAGCCACGGGGCTAGTGATGCTTGGTAGTGGTTTTGCCTTAGTGATGGGACTGCTGTACTCGTTATTTTTATTGGCGACGCGTCCTTCTATGCCTATGCCGACTTATAATTATGAGCCGGATACTATTAGTGAAAGTGTTATTGTGGCAGGCTTTGTCAGTTTAGCGTTATTGATAGCGGTAGTGCTGAATATGTCTAACCCATACTGGGCGGCAGTCAGTTGCTTCATTATTATCCAAGGTATCCACCTGCGTACCATGTGGATTAAACAATTCCATCGTTTGCTTGGGACACTAATAGGCGTAGGGCTGGCCAGTTGGATGCTGTCTTGGGGCCTACCGATGTGGGGAGTGGCGGTTTCGATACTAATCATGATGTTATGCATCGAGTCATTGGTCGATCGCCATTATGGGCTGGCCGTGATATTTATCACGCCGCTGACGATATTTATTGCGGAATATGGCAGTGGCTTGCCGCATTCACCGCAAGCCTACCAAGCAGTCATTCGTACGCGATTGCTTGATACGTTATTGGGCTGCATGGTCGGCCTTAGCGGTGGGATAGTGATGCATTCAACCAATTTGCGCGTCCCGCTACGTCGTATAGAAACTTGGCTACTGGCGCGTTTTGGTTAA